In Colletotrichum lupini chromosome 6, complete sequence, a single window of DNA contains:
- a CDS encoding stress response protein NST1: MPANHRQPAAQTPASPNTKSTARYTNKDGSKIITVPKGPPSAEPSQPSTPTSSAKAPSVQTLDTNGADPSAPTVNRKKQKRRAKAAAKAAAEQAAVQPPNGRRPSPAPGAPAPKPQVAQDDEDQESSDDEPEDHHSTDDRPHANGFSATKSKKSKKKKKKNGKNPQLANSQYDSVPFPHSHSHSPLTPRGPGISKDKIWNTSSQEERERIKEFWLGLGEDERKSLVKVEKDAVLKKMKEQQKHTCSCTVCGRKRTAIEEELEGLYDAYYEELETFANNGEGPHILPPHREFPLRPSRIPSSYTGQPPSRGRIVEHVGDDDDEEEPEEEYSDEDEDLEEEEEEEEDEEDDEYSDEDEPPEDTHPHDRDVADFLTFGNSLQVKGMQLLDSLLCRYGNMDLGGILTVADDLLKNDGKRFIEMMEQLAERRMAREEDAKEHFSRGYTHPANGSYSNHDHPPPEDDYDDEDEEEDEDYDDSQEEEYEDEEVSSSQYAYDHKHSSTEHYCCHHQDTMTEEQRMEEGRRMFQIFAARMFEQRVLTAYRDMVAKQRQQQLIEELEEENRQTAQKKAKKAKENQKRKDKAALKKQQQAEEKARKEAEKAAEEAARLEEQRRKVEEQRMRAEEKRRKKEEQKRLEEEERLRKETDRQRRLQEQQEKRAEQERKARESREKTQKLKEEARLREQEIRDQKDKELRERKEKQEQAKRDKEAKAKAEKESKDRIKQEEKAAQKAATVAAAPIPIPTSGRRLSQHPVPIPTHPSNPASYASPKIPVATPALPKAPTPIRPKHASQPLDTSLPESQASRSGSTASQNPSPHPATPGRMSPGPIGSWKTSVATTNSLPHPNSISPSSMKGPMQPGPFGMPMSMPPPGFNPPPGLGNRLPDPNIFGPPGITGFGRPPPPLGMMAVPPGLNGPAGRGFMPGPPPGFPQPMGDHMQNMAPGPGSHSRQHSGSFDPASSPIPTQPIGRPAPIGRPGSVVQGHRNDASDDFTNQQHLGSSVLVDDASDPMNAAINAARHRSQLQRSAFPLPFDNGFSSINNSLWGPSPMSYTVAPGAGNSTWGSPTMMQPMPPIRTAGNPRSVTIRLMMCRACKELQARNPESSESFVDLAAVKAEVDQLNRTESVPEVDLLALAETEGNLQNGGGTFEVQLDANGPGQHLMRWVPEFNDMAYPAHRPVGAPGEIGSPIIGSGAPAFLARGH, from the coding sequence ATGCCGGCCAACCATCGCCAGCCGGCAGCTCAGACGCCAGCGTCACCGAATACAAAGTCCACCGCGAGATACACAAACAAGGATGGCTCCAAGATCATCACCGTCCCGAAAGGCCCTCCCTCCGCCGAACCCTCGCAACCCTCTACTCCGACCTCGTCGGCAAAGGCGCCCAGCGTCCAGACCCTCGATACCAACGGTGCTGACCCCTCAGCGCCTACTGTGAATCGAAAGAAGCAGAAGCGTCGGGCAAAGGCTGCCGCCAAAGCTGCTGCCGAGCAAGCCGCTGTCCAACCACCAAACGGACGTCGCCCGAGTCCTGCTCCTGGTGCGCCCGCGCCCAAACCCCAGGTTGCCCAAGATGACGAGGATCAGGAGTCCAGCGACGACGAGCCCGAAGACCATCACTCTACCGACGACCGGCCCCATGCCAACGGCTTCTCCGCGACCAAATCCAAAAAGtccaaaaagaagaagaagaagaacggAAAGAACCCGCAGTTGGCCAACAGCCAGTACGACAGTGTTCCGTTTCCTCATTCTCACTCCCACTCGCCATTGACGCCCCGTGGCCCTGGTATCTCCAAGGATAAGATCTGGAACACCAGCTCGCAGGAGGAGCGGGAGCGCATCAAGGAGTTCTGGTTGGGTCTCGGCGAAGACGAGCGCAAGTCGCTAGTCAAGGTCGAAAAGGACGCCGTCCTGAAAAAGATGAAGGAGCAGCAAAAGCATACATGCAGCTGTACTGTTTGTGGCAGGAAGCGCACCGCCATTGAGGAGGAACTCGAAGGCCTGTACGACGCTTACTATGAGGAGCTCGAGACCTTTGCGAACAACGGAGAAGGACCGCATATTCTGCCCCCTCACCGCGAATTTCCCTTGCGACCTTCACGCATTCCGTCATCCTACACAGGCCAACCACCGTCACGCGGCCGTATAGTGGAACATGTAggcgacgatgacgacgaggaggagcCAGAGGAGGAGTACAGcgacgaggatgaggatctcgaggaggaggaggaagaagaggaagacgaagaagacgacgagTACAGCGACGAAGATGAACCCCCCGAAGATACTCACCCTCACGATCGAGACGTTGCCGACTTCTTGACGTTTGGGAACAGCCTGCAAGTCAAGGGTATGCAGCTTCTGGACTCCCTACTCTGCAGATATGGTAACATGGACTTAGGCGGCATACTCACCGTTGCGGATGACCTCCTCAAAAACGACGGCAAGCGTTTCATCGAAATGATGGAGCAGCTCGCCGAACGCCGCATGGCCCGAGAAGAGGACGCCAAGGAGCACTTCTCTCGCGGCTACACTCATCCCGCCAACGGCTCTTACTCGAATCATGACCATCCTCCTCCCGAAGACGACTATGACGACGaagatgaggaggaggatgaggacTATGATGACAGTCAAGAAGAGGAATACGAGGATGAAGAAGTGAGCTCCTCTCAATACGCATATGACCATAAACACTCGAGTACTGAGCATTACTGTTGTCATCATCAGGACACGATGACCGAGGAACAGCGCATGGAAGAGGGTCGTCGCATGTTCCAAATATTCGCCGCTCGAATGTTTGAGCAACGGGTCCTGACAGCCTATCGAGACATGGTCGCCAAGCAACGCCAGCAACAGCTCATCGAGGAACTCGAGGAGGAAAATAGGCAAACCGCTCAGAAGAAAGCCAAGAAGGCCAAAGAGAACCAGAAGCGCAAGGACAAGGCCGCGCTGAAGAAACAGCAACAGGCCGAGGAGAAGGCGCGGAAGGAGGCCGAGAAGGCTGCAGAGGAGGCCGCTCGACTCGAGGAGCAGCGGCGAAAGGTGGAAGAGCAGAGAATGAGAGCGGAGGAGAAACGTCGAAAGAAGGAAGAGCAGAAGCGactggaagaagaagaacgcCTTCGCAAAGAGACCGATCGACAACGCCGACTCCAGGAACAGCAAGAGAAGCGCGCGGAGCAAGAACGCAAAGCGCGCGAATCCCGCGAGAAGACTCAGAAGCTCAAGGAAGAAGCACGATTACGCGAACAGGAAATCCGAGACCAGAAGGACAAGGAGCTCCGTGAGCGCAAAGAGAAGCAGGAACAGGCCAAACGCGACAAGGAGGCCAAGGCCAAGGCTGAGAAGGAAAGCAAGGATCGCATCAAGCAGGAGGAAAAGGCTGCCCAAAAGGCTGCCACggttgctgctgctcctATTCCCATCCCCACCTCAGGCCGGCGACTATCGCAACACCCAGTACCGATTCCGACACATCCATCCAACCCAGCATCCTATGCGTCCCCCAAGATACCCGTTGCAACACCGGCTCTTCCCAAAGCTCCGACACCAATCCGTCCTAAGCATGCCTCTCAGCCACTGGACACCAGCTTGCCTGAATCCCAAGCTTCGCGATCAGGCTCTACTGCCAGCCAAAACCCATCGCCACACCCTGCGACACCCGGCCGCATGAGTCCTGGGCCGATTGGTTCATGGAAGACTAGCGTGGCGACCACAAACTCGCTACCCCATCCCAATTCCATATCACCTTCGAGTATGAAAGGCCCGATGCAGCCTGGCCCCTTTGGCATGCCTATGAGCATGCCTCCGCCCGGCTTCAACCCGCCGCCAGGTCTTGGAAATCGTCTGCCAGACCCAAACATCTTTGGTCCGCCTGGTATTACCGGGTTTGGCAGACCTCCTCCCCCTCTAGGCATGATGGCCGTTCCGCCAGGTCTTAACGGGCCAGCTGGACGTGGCTTCATGCCCGGCCCACCTCCTGGCTTCCCACAGCCCATGGGCGACCATATGCAAAACATGGCGCCAGGACCCGGATCACATTCGAGACAACATTCCGGCAGCTTCGACCCAGCTTCATCGCCAATTCCAACACAGCCTATCGGCAGGCCAGCGCCCATTGGACGACCAGGTAGTGTGGTTCAGGGACACCGAAATGACGCATCAGACGACTTCACAAACCAACAGCATCTTGGCAGCAGCGTCCTGGTAGATGATGCATCGGACCCGATGAACGCAGCAATCAATGCGGCAAGGCACCGTAGCCAGTTGCAACGGTCAGCGTTTCCACTGCCATTCGACAATGGGTTTTCTAGCATCAACAATAGCTTGTGGGGACCCTCACCAATGTCATACACCGTGGCCCCCGGAGCGGGAAACTCGACCTGGGGAAGCCCTACTATGATGCAGCCTATGCCTCCGATCCGTACGGCGGGAAACCCTCGTTCGGTGACGATTCGGCTCATGATGTGTCGCGCCTGCAAGGAGCTGCAAGCCCGCAACCCGGAGAGCTCAGAGTCTTTTGTTGATCTAGCAGCGGTCAAGGCAGAGGTTGACCAGCTCAATAGGACTGAGTCTGTTCCTGAAGTTGACCTGTTGGCTCTCGCCGAAACAGAAGGTAACCTGCAGAATGGTGGCGGCACCTTTGAGGTCCAGCTGGATGCAAACGGCCCAGGGCAGCACTTGATGCGATGGGTGCCCGAGTTCAACGACATGGCGTATCCTGCCCACAGGCCCGTAGGTGCACCAGGTGAGATCGGGAGCCCCATCATCGGCAGCGGCGCACCTGCTTTCTTGGCTAGAGGACACTAG
- a CDS encoding BCL4p, which translates to MQSGESGESFTLKLAAFTTPSKSSIANMLSFASVESWKAIYGHRAAGAAPVIKSEFYDIYGAGFKSLCIGSERDPHKHGQMRKMLSAAFSTKMLLDQEDIITKTVDAFVHRLGEDRFRTEGLNMTKWYEMIAFDSLGEMAFGESFHSVKAGKPHSWSEIIVSHLYFITLVDNLRRLPFVATVARVLLPSTLAVQNQNSQYSRKKVEERLSKKSNRNDFLSTVVKSYEVGAISKEEMTAHVSTLTIAGGETTATFLAAATYYLLRNPVCLLKLQTEITAKFSSFEEINATVARQLPYLQAVISEGLRLYAPGSQGFPRLSPGMNVGDIYVPAGAEVFTHAWTLTHSEGYFSEPKSFKPERWLDAGSTDVREASQPFSMGPRGCLGQNFAYMEINLILAKMLWQYDLELVDKDLDWEQESQLHVMWWKPALMVRFTHRTS; encoded by the exons ATGCAGTCTGGTGA ATCTGGCGAATCTTTCACTCTCAAACTGGCCGCCTTCACTACGCCATCCAAGAGCAGCATCGCAAACATG CTCTCCTTTGCTTCAGTGGAGTCGTGGAAGGCAATCTACGGCCACCGCGCTGCAGGCGCAGCACCAGTGATCAAAAGCGAGTTTTACGATATCTATGGCGCAGGCTTCAAATCATTATGCATCGGTAGTGAGCGTGATCCTCATAAGCACGGCCAAATGCGCAAAATGCTCTCTGCTGCCTTTTCCACAAAGATGTTGCTGGACCAGGAAGATATTATTACCAAGACAGTCGACGCTTTCGTACATCGGCTTGGGGAAGATCGTTTCCGAACTGAGGGTCTCAACATGACCAAGTGGTATGAGATGATAGCCTTTGACTCCTTGGGCGAAATGGCGTTTGGCGAATCCTTTCATAGTGTCAAAGCTG GAAAGCCACACAGCTGGTCGGAGATCATAGTCAGCCATCTATACTTCATCACACTGGTTGACAACCTTCGTCGTCTCCCTTTTGTGGCTACAGTAGCCCGCGTGCTACTCCCGTCAACTCTTGCTGTCCAAAATCAGAACTCCCAGTATAGCCGGAAAAAGGTCGAAGA ACGTCTATCCAAAAAGTCAAACCGCAATGACTTTCTGTCTACCGTTGTCAAGAGTTACGAAGTGGGCGCTATCAGCAAGGAAGAGATGACGGCCCATGTGTCAACTTTGAC AATCGCGGGTGGCGAGACGACTGCGACATTCCTTGCCGCGGCGACATACTATCTGCTCCGAAATCCAGTGTGTCTACTAAAGCTTCAAACAGAGATAACGGCAAAATTCTCTTCATTCGAAGAGATAAATGCCACTGTAGCTCGCCAGCTCCCATACTTGCAAGCCGTCATCAGCGAGGGCCTTAGGTTGTATGCACCGGGCTCTCAGGGGTTTCCGCGATTATCGCCAGGCATGAATGTCGGCGATATCTACGTCCCAGCGGGT GCTGAGGTCTTCACGCACGCGTGGACTCTGACGCATAGCGAAGGGTATTTCTCTGAGCCGAAAAGCTTCAAGCCTGAACGCTGGCTAGACGCGGGATCCACAGATGTCCGCGAGGCTAGCCAGCCATTCTCCATGGGCCCTCGGGGATGCTTGGGACAAAA CTTCGCATACATGGAAATCAATCTCATCTTGGCCAAGATGCTGTGGCAGTACGACCTAGAGCTGGTTGACAAAGATTTAGACTGGGAACAGGAAAGCCAACTACATGTGATGTGGTGGAAACCCGCACTCATGGTCCGTTTCACGCATAGAACATCTTGA
- a CDS encoding benzoate 4-monooxygenase cytochrome P450 yields the protein MVNPAILARLQDEVRSAFVSYEDITAATATPLKYLRAVAQEAMRVYPPLPFALPRVVPNGGCTVDGHFLPGGTTVSTSTFAASMSSSNFDEPWEFRPERWLVDNPTDDLDASQPFSYGTRSCMGRSLGWMEIHTTMAKLVYRYDLELADESLDWHRDSRMHTLWEKPRLMVKLKPRVFH from the exons ATGGTG AACCCTGCGATTCTGGCGCGCTTACAGGATGAGGTGCGGTCAGCTTTTGTTAGCTACGAGGATATTACTGCGGCGACGGCGACTCCATTGAAGTATCTCAGAGCCGTGGCGCAGGAGGCTATGCGCGTCTATCCTCCGCTTCCTTTTGCCCTTCCCCGTGTAGTACCCAATGGTGGCTGCACGGTTGATGGTCATTTCTTGCCAGGCGGG ACCACAGTTTCGACGAGTACCTTTGCGGCAAGTATGTCATCTTCGAACTTTGACGAGCCGTGGGAATTCAGACCTGAGCGGTGGCTCGTGGACAACCCAACGGATGACCTCGATGCAAGTCAGCCGTTTTCATATGGAACGCGATCATGCATGGGACGAAG CCTTGGCTGGATGGAAATTCACACAACTATGGCGAAGCTGGTCTATAGGTACGACTTGGAGCTCGCTGACGAGAGTCTCGACTGGCACCGGGATTCAAGGATGCATACGTTGTGGGAGAAGCCTCGTCTGATGGTGAAACTCAAGCCCCGTGTGTTTCATTAA